GCTCCCGCTGAGTATGCCGACAAGCATATGCCTGCCGGATGGTGGACCGATCCGAAGATTGTCGAGGAAGGCAAGGAAATCTACATCGGCGCGAAGAACCCGGACGTGAACTGCGCCAGCTGTCACGGCAAGGACGGCAAGCCGGTCAAGGCCGGTGCCCGCGATTTCCGCAACGGTGACCGCATGAAGATGTACTCGGACTCGGTGTGGTTCTGGCGTATCTCGGAAGGCGTGCCTAACACCAAGATGAAGGCCTGGAAGAGCAAGCTTTCGGATGAAGACCGATGGAAGGTCATGGCGTTCGAAGCCAGCTTCGGTCTCGCCGGCAAGGGCTGGGATCCGAACAAGAAGGAATGGGTTCCTGCCAATCAGGTGAAGTAACGAAGGCTGGGTTTTGAATCTGCGGTGGGTCAATCGGTCGGAATGAGGAGGAGCGGCGAGACATCATGAAAATCTGGCAGCGCTGTTTGTTAGCTCTGTTCGCGATTGTGGCGGTCTGGGGAGGTGTTGCGTATGCGCAGGCCCCCAGTGCGCCTCCCGTGGAGTTCCCTTACACCGGGAACCGCACGGCGGTCTGGATCGTCGCGCAGCTCCACATCCTCTTCGCCGGTTTCATTCTGGGTGCCCCGATCTTCGTGGTCATCTCTGAATGGCTGGGGTACCGCAAACAGGATCCGCGTTACGATCGGCTCGCGAAGGAGGTCACCAAGGTCACGGTCATTCTTTATAGTATGACCGCGTTGACCGGCGGCCTCTTCATTTTCGTGCTGCTGGCGACCTATCCGCAGTTCACTACCTGGTTGATCAATCATTTCTTCCTCATCTTCGCCGTCGTGTATCCGCTGTTATTCATTGCGGAAACATTCGTGCTGTACATGTACTTCTACACCTGGGATCACATGAAGGGGGAGAAGAAGGCGCGCCACATTGCTATGGGTGTGCTGCTGAACCTCATCGGAACGATCACGTTGTTCGTGATCGATGCCCCGACTTCGTTCATGAATACGCCGGTCAAGGCGGAGGGTGTGTCTCCGGCGGAGTTCTTGGCCGCGGCGTCGTTGTGGGACAAGGTGTTCAACTACAGCTGGATGCCTCTGAACTTGCATCGCCTGGTCGGCAACGTGACCTTCGGTGGGTTCGTGGCCGGCCTGATCGCCGCCTACATGTACATGGGCGCGAAGAAGGATGAAGAGCGTTCCTATTACGATTGGATGGGTTTCGTCGGCAACATGATCGGCGTGGGCGCGCTCTTGTTCCTGCCGTTCATGGGCTACCTGTTGGCCTACGAACTCTGTGACTACGACGCCTCGATCTGCCCCTACATGATGGCCGACCAGCTGTCGATGTTCTTCGAAATGCAGGGCGCTATGATCGGGCTAATCTTCTTGGCCAGCAACTACTATATCTGGCTCAGCATGAAGCGTATCGAAGGTGTTGAGCGGGTCCGCATGACGGTGCTCGCGCCGGTCATCATGGTGGCATTGCCGCTGGTCATGACCAAGGTACTCACCGATTACCCCGTGCCGGATCCCCGATCATTGGCCTTCTTGTTGCCGATGTTGCTGGCGCCGGTGATTTTGGGCCGCTTCATCCCCATCACCGTCTCGTCGAGCACGGTCATTAAGGTCGGCTTCCTTATGGTTGTGGTTGGTAACGCGATTTGGATGACGCCCCACGGATTCGTACCGACCGGCGCCAAGTTGGTGGCCGAACTCGAACTGCCGTCCGACTGGAACTTCCTGGCCCTCATGCCGGCGAAGAACAGCGCGGCCTTCACGCTGGTGTTCGTCACGGTCGTCAACTATGTCATTTATAATCGTGCCGTTTCGCAGGGCACGATCGTGTGGGGCAAGATCGACTTCGCCTCGCAATTCGTTCTGGTGTTCTTGGCGTTCAGCGCCATCTGGACTATGGGTCTGATGGGCGCCGTCCGGTCCTTGCTGCGGAAGTACTTCCACACGTACAACTTGCTGCCGGACTTCACGGCCGAATCCTTCACGCCGACGCTGTCGTATTCGGCTTGGTGGATTACCGGTATCACGGTGGTGTTCTATGCCGTGGTCAGCTTCGCGATCATCGTGACCTTGCGTCCCTCCGACTCCAAGGGCCATGCCCATGAGGCGAGCCCGGTTCCAGCGGGGGCGAAGTAAGGTACGACTACGAGTAGGGAGCGAGAAACGAGGCACTCATGGGAAATATCATCAAGAAAACCATCATCGGAGTTGTGATCGGAGGAATTCTGTTCGGGGCGACCAATGCCCTTGGATTCCCCTTCGTGTTCCAAGCGCTGTTCTTCGGCTATGCCATGCTCGGCGCCATCGTGTTCATTATCTTGGATTTGCCGACGCTGAAGCCGTTCGGCGGCGTAAAGGCCGTCGGAGCCTTGATCGTATTTTACGTTGTCCTTTGCGTCGTCTATATTTCGGGTGCTTCGCTGTGGCCCCAATATGATCCCGAGGACGAGAAGGGCAAGATCGACAAGATTCTCAAGCCGAAGCGGGAACAATACGAGGCCGGCAAGGTCGATGTGTTGATGCAGCGCGCAAAGGCCTTGGACGAAAAGGCCAAGGAGCTCACGGCGCGTCTTCAGTCGCTCGGCGCGGCCCAGGCCCCGGCCGATCAAAAAGCCGGTGGTGATTCGGCGCCGACCTCGACTGTGGCTTCCAGCGGAGATATTGCGAAAATGGGCGAGGAACAGTGGCAGCTGCAGGAGTGCTACAACTGCCACAAGTTGAAGGGTGAAGGCGGCAAGAAGCGCGGTCCGGAACTCGACAACCTGGGCAATCTGCTTTCGGCGGATGAAATTGCCCGAAAGATTCTCGATCCGAAGAGCTACAAGGCGGAAGGTTTCGATCAGGAGTACGAGAAGGGTAAGATGCCCGACAAGTACAAGGACCTGATGGAACCGAAGGACGTGCAGGCGTTGGCTGCGTGGTTGGCGACGTTCAAGAATGCGTCGGTCAATACCCCGAAGCCCATCAAGATGAAGTGAGCATGATGCAGCCGAAACTGAAATCGAAAGTTCGTTGTACCGATCGTGAGGTGGGGGAAGTCCGCCGGATCGTTATGGATCCGCTCTCCCATGAGATCAGCCACATTGTGGTTGGCGGTGACGGCATGGGGCCGGCCGAACGGCAGGTACCCATCGGTCAAGTGCAGGGTGTCACCGAGGAAGCGGTCACGCTGCGTTTGGCCTCGGCCGACTTTGGGGGGCTCCCACCGTTCAAGCGCGACGAGTATGTGACGACCCACGAGGTGGAAATCGCCCACCTCGAGGAGAAGATCCACGTCACACCCGGTGAGGTGCTGGTTCCGTTCCCTGAGTTGGAGCGGAGCGTCAAGCGTCGGACGTTCTTCGCAAATTTCACCCACGCCATCGGCTTCCTGATCGGATTTCCGTTGGCCTTCCCAGTCCTGAAATATCTGATGAAGCCGATGTATGCGCCCTTCGACAACAGCTGGCTCAAGATCGGCAATGTCGGGAAGATCAAGCAGGACGATGTCGGCATTCAGTATAAGTACAAGCGCAAGGTCAAAGAAGCCTACATGCCCGAACAGGAAATCGACAAAAACGTTTGGGTGCTGAAGGCGACGCCGAAAGTGTTGGAGACCATCTATCAAGGCAAGGACATGGAGTTCCGTGATGCCGCCGGGAAGCACGTCTGGACGAACAAGAAAGATGTCCCGTACGTGGCCTATTCGGGTAAATGCCCCCATCTCGGATGCGGCTTCAAGTGGCGGACCCACAAGACCCTTGGCCAGGTGTTTCTCTGCCCTTGCCATCTGAGCATCTATGACGCGGCAGGCAAAGTGTTGGACGGACCGGCCCCTCGGGCGTTGGATCCGCTCCCGATTCAAGTGACGGCCACCGGCGAAATCGCCATTATCGACATGGAATTCAAAGCGGGCACCAAGGCCCAGGTTCGGATTGTCTAAATGGATACGACCACGCAGCCGACCAATCAGCAGCCTTCAGTCATCGAACAGGTTCTTGCCTTCGTCGACGAACGCGTCGGCCTGAAGACCCTTCAGGCCAAGATGCTCAACGAGCCGGTCCCCGGAGGGTCTCGCTGGGCCTATGTGTTCGGTTCCGTCCTGCTCTTCATCTTCATCATGCAGGCCGTGACGGGCATCCTGTTGATGTTCTACTACGTGCCGACCGCCGACCATGCCTACGCGAGCACCCAATACATCATCCACACCGTCGATTACGGCTGGTTCCTCCTCAGTTACCATTTCTGGGGATCCACCGCGATGGTGGTCTGTGTGTTCGCCCATATGTCGCAGGTGTTCCTATGGGGCGCTTATAAAAAGCCCCGCGAGCTCATCTGGTTGGTAGGTTTGGCCCTGTTTGGGATCGTGATGGGATTTGGTTTCACCGGTTACCTGCTCCCGTGGGACCAGCGTGCCTATTGGGCCACCACGGTCGGCGTCGAGATCATGGACAAGACGCCCGTGCTGGGTGACTTCATGGCTCGCTTCCTCAAGGGCGGTCCGACGCCCGGCCAGATGACCCTCAGCCGATTCTTCGTCATTCACGTCATGGTGCTCCCGGCGGCGCTGATGGGGCTCGCCGGTCTCCACCTCTTCCTGTTCCGCAAAGCCGGTCCTGCCGGGCCGTTCCGCGGCAGCGTGGAGGAGATCAAGGCCAAGACCGACTACTTCTTCCCGCGTCAGATTTGGAAAGACATCGTGGGAATGGTGGTGGTGTTCCTGTCGATCTGCAGCCTTGCGTTCTGGGAGCCGGTCGTTCTGCTTGAAGAAGCCACGCCCGATCCCGGCGACTACCATCCCGAGCCGGAGTGGTACTTCTTGTTCCTGTTCCAATTGCTGCGTTTGAAGGTGTTCGCGGGAGAGTTCGGGCAGTTCCTGGGCGCGATTGCGTTGCCGGGTGTCTTCATGGCGTTGCTGGCAGCCCTGCCGTTCATCGACCGCGATCCCGAAAGAAACATTTTCAAACGGCCTATCGCGCTGATCAGCTGGATCGTCGTGATGTCCAGCATCCTGATTTTCACCGTGGCCGCGATCATCAACCGTGAATTCCTCGAATAGCCGGAGGGTCTGGGGCACATGACGGGTCGAGAAAGCATGTCGTCATTTAAGTTAGGGCTCACCATCTTCTGGAACGCCTGCTGGACGGCCCTGCCGATCAAGATGGGCTTCGCGCTCCTCTTCATGGCGATGGGCACGATGCATCTCGAGAACAAGCTGGCCGTGGCGTTCTTGTTTCTCCTGATCAGTCCGGTCAGCGTCTTTGCGTTCTTTGTGGTGACCGGGGCGTTGGGTTTTCATTTCGGCGAGGGGCTGGGACTGACGTTCCTGCTTCTCATTTCCATCCCGATCGACATTTGGGCAATTGGGTTGGTGTCTCGGACCGCCTTCCTCGAACGGCTGCGTATTGAGCCGCCCGCATCGATCGGTTCAGCCTTGTGGGTCAGGTTTGCCCTGGCTGGGGCGATCTATTTGCCGTTGTTGTGGCTCATCGAGGGGGGCGCGACGGATGTGGCGCGTTCGTTGGCGCACGACATCGTAAACAGCGACATGCTCAAGGCTTTGCCGGTGGCGGAAAAGATCGGTCTTGAGCTCAGCATCTGGGGCACCGTCTCGACGGTAATGTTGGTGATTTTGTGCCTTGTCGGCATGACGATTCTCGGGCGGCTCGTTCAGAGCAAGGTGAATCAAGCCAATGCCCTGAGCGACAGTTACCAAGGTTTGATTACCCGTTGGGATATGGAGCGAGTTCCTGCAGACCAGAGCTTGATGCTGACGGCCTTTACCGGCGTCGGTGCCGTCATGAGCATTCTCTTCTGGGCCGTTCTTCCGGTGTCTACGCCCCATCCCCATGAATGCTGTAAACCGGCCGAAGTGAAGGTGGAGCCGGCCTACGATCTGCAGAAGTCACTCACCAAGGACGAAAAGTCCTTCAAAGATTCCGAAATGAAGATCGCGGCCCTCGAAGCGAAGGCTGCCGAAGAAGAAAAGCAGAAGGATAAGGCGCCGGGCAAAGAGAAGGCAGCTGCCAAGGATAGTGCGCCGAAGGCGGATGCCAAAGCACAACCAGCCCCTGGGGGAAAGCCGGCAGGTAAGTGATATGAAGGTTAAGGACGAGGTGACAACCATGGTGCACCAGGCTCGGGCTCATACGAAACGGTGGAATCAGCTGCTGGGTCGTGTGGCCCTCTTTGCGGGAATCGCGGCAGTCTTCGGGCTGCTGGGAATGCCCGATGCCGGCTACGCGGAAGGTGGAAGCGGGCAGACCGAGTACCGAGACATTCCCGGTATCGGCAGCCGGAATTTGGTCTGGATTGTCGCGCAGCTTCACTTGCTCCTCGCGGGGTTCGTGCTCGGGGTGCCGATTTTCGCCTGGCTGTGCGAAGTCGTGGCCTGGAAGTCCGGTGACAAGCGGTACGACAAGTTGGCTAAGGAGTTCACGAAGCTGTTGACCTCGTCTTATGCGACGACGGCGCTCTTCGGCGGTATCCTATTGTTCCTCCTCGTGGCCTTCTATCCCAAGTTGATGAACTACCTGACGGACATTTTCTTTCCGTCATTCCTGCTCTACTGCATGCTGTTCCTCATCGAAACCGCGACCCTGTACCTCTATTGGTACGGCTGGGATGCGATGGCCGAAGGCGGCAAGAAGAATCTTCACGTGTTCCTGGGTTTCCTGCTGAACGTCTTTGCTTTCTTCATCATGATCGTGCCGAATTCATGGGCGACCTTCCAGGCGAGCCCCGTCGTGATTGCGGAAGGAACCGATTTCCAGCGCGCCTGGGCCGCAACGTGGAATCCGACCTGGTGGCCTGTGAACATTCACCGGATCATCGCCAACGTCGTATTGGGTGGGTATATCTGCGGCGCCTATGCCGGTATTCGCTATCTGTCCGCGAAGACGACCGAAGAGCGTTACCACTACGATTGGATGGGTTACGTCGGCAACTTCATCGGCGTGTTCGGTCTGTTGCCCCTCCCGTTTGCCGGCTACTGGCTGATGCGGGAAATCTATCAATACAACCAGCAGATGGGCATTACGCTCATGGGCGGATTCCTCTCCTGGCTGTTTATCCTGCAGGCCATGCTCATCGGAGTCCTGTTCCTCAGCGCCAACTATTATTTCTGGCTCGGCATTACGCATCGCATCCCAGGATCGGAAGTGCAATATCGCAAGCCGATCATGGCGATGTTGGTCATCCTCCTCCTCTGTCTCGGCGTGTGGATGACGCCGCACTCCCTTGTGGCCAGCTTGGAAGAAGCCCGGAAGATGGGCGGCACGCACCACCCGCTCCTGGGTGTATTCGGAGTTATGTCGGCCAAGATGACGGTGTCCAACCTGATGATTCTCGTGACGTTCATGAGTTTCATCATGTATTGGCGCGCCGGCAAGGAAGATACGGCTGGATGGGCGAAGGCCGCCAAGGCCGTCATGGGCGCCGTACTGGTGCTCGCGGGTATTGCCGTCATTGTGCTCGGTGTGTGGGGATATTTCGTCCCGGCAATCATCCGCATCAACTACTTCTCGACCTCCCAGGTCGGTATCGTCCTGTTCGTGATGTTGACGATTACGCCACTGACGGCATTGCTGTTGAAGAGTGCCAAAACCACCACCGAAATGGTGTGGGGGAAAATGCCGCCGCGCGCGGGCTATTCCTTGGTCCTCAACGCAATCATGGTCATTCTTCTGATGACGTTGATGGGCTATGCACGGTCCTCCTCACGGGTCCACTGGCACATCTACGGTGTCATGCGTGACTCCTCTCCCTATGCCTATTCACCGGCTCTCGGGTACGCTGCCGCGTTCATGGCGCTATGCACGTTCCTGTTTTGTCTGCTGGTGGCCTTCATTTTCTGGGTGGCCACAATGGGAGACAAGGCCAAGGCGGCGGCAGGCGGGCAGGCGACCAAGGGTGCGGTGCCGCAGGGTGCGTTGCCGCAAATGGCCGGTGGATCACCAGACAATCCGTCCCAGGGATGATGACGGTCGCACGGTGATGAATTACTAGTTCTGAGTTGGAAAACTCACAACTATACACTCAATAGTCGGGGACTCTATGAGCGAAGTCGTTAAACTGCAGCTAATCGGTCTCTGTGTGATCGGCCTCGGAACGGTCATTCTGCTGTTCGTCAAGGCGCAATTCCTTCGGGTGATCGGCTTCGTAGCCATTGTCCTGGGACTCTTCTCCCTGGTGGCTCTCGCGGTGCCTCAGATGGCCTCGCTGCCTCCCGCGGAGGAAAGCATCAACATCGCCGACATCAAGACGCCGACCGACATGGCTTCGATCGGACAGAAAATTTTCTTCAGCAAGGGCCAATGCGCGCTCTGTCATTCCATCGGACCGAGCGAATCGGCGCGCTGTCCTGATTTGAAGGGCATCGGATCCAAGTTGTCGCGCGAGTTCCTCTTCGAGAGTTTGACTGAACCACAGGCGTACATTTACCTGGACTATCGTCACGAAGGCGCGCCGAAGGAATATCCGGCCCGGATGCCGTACATCAATAAGAACCCGATCGGGTTGTCGAGAAACGAAATTCTGTCGGTCATCGCATTCCTCCAGCAGATGAGCGGTGAGCCGATCAGCGTGAATCCGTCGGACCTGGAAATGCCGGGAGCGACTCCGGTGAAGGCTGCTGACGCCGGTATGGTATCAGTGGCGCAGGCCCGTTAGTCGATCCTGGGAGACGTGTAGGAGGCGATATGGGTGGCGTACTTGTCAGACCGGTAATCCTGACGGTCATTGTCTATCTGTTTTTGAAGTTTGTCGTTCCGAATCTGCCGCACTCCGCGCCGTTGCCCTCGAGCCTGATTTTTGTATACCTCATGCTCACGCTTACCGGCGTGGTAATTTTCGCCACCCTGAGCGGCGCGTCGAAGGACGCCTTCTTCGGTCCGATTTTCCGCTTTCTGTCGGGCGAAGCGGGCGCGGCCATGCAAGCGCCTCGCTATTTGGTGCTGGCCTTGTTCCCCCTCCTGATCGGATGGCAGACCTACGGCAGCACGGCACCGAGCGATGCGCCTCCGGCCGAAAACCGCACCATTCACCCGGCACCTCCGGGCGAATACAGCGGTTTGTCGAATCCCGTGCCGAAAACGCCGGAAAACATCATGTACGGCAAGGGTCTGTATGCGTCACGCTGCGCCCCTTGCCACGGGAATTTTGACGGCAAAGGCTTTGCGGCTGCAGGGTTCAATCCTCCTCCGGCCAATTTTAAGGATCCGACGACGATCGCGATGTTGCAGGAGAGCTTCCTCTTCTGGCGCATCAAGAAGGGCGGCGTTGGTCTGCCGGTGGAAGGCATGCCGTGGAAGTCTGCGATGCCGCGCTGGGAATTGGAAATGTCCGACGAGGACATTTGGAAAGTGATCATGGGTGAGTATGACGGCGCCGGTCAGAAGCCCCGTACCTGGGACGAAACCGAGTAGGCAGCCGTTCATCGGCACCGCGTCGCGTAATTAAGGGGAACGTATGGCACGAGCGAGGAGAAGGGGACAGCGATCGATAATGGGGGTACTGGCCCTCGTCGGGCTGGGCCTGGTATGGGGAACCATGCCTGCGCACAGTCAGGAGAGCGTGGCTGTGCGGGCCAATCTCGTCAAGGGCAGTTTGCCGACCGACGACCCAACGGCTGCGGCGTGGGCAACGGCGCAGCCGGCGGAATTCCCGATGTCCCCCCAGGTACATTGGCCGGTGCGAATTACTGAAGTGACGGCGAAGACCGTCAAGGTGCGCGGATTACACGACGGCAAGAACGTCGCGATCATGGTGGAGTATTCCGATCCAACGGAAGATCCGGACGACGCCGCCGCGCTTGAATTCATGGTCGGTGACACGAAGGCCCACTTCGCCCACGGCCAACCGATGTTTCAGGTCGAAGGTGGCCCGGTCAATATCTGGTACTGGAAGAACAAGGATGGGAAAGGTGTCGACATGTCCGCGAAGGGCTTCGGCACCTTGAAACCCCAATCCCATCAAGATGTGAACGCCAAAGGCGTCTATCAGTCCGGCACGTGGAAAGTGGTGTTCTCACGTCCGCTGGCCACGGAGCATCCGACTGAGGACACCCAGATCAAGCCCGGAGACTTCATCAGCATCGCCTTTGCGGTGTGGGACGGCAAGAAACTCGAAAGCGGGCAGCCCAAGGAAAAGGGCTCGGAAAAGGCGATCTCCTCGTGGTGGTACTTCCGTGCGGAACCGCCACCCGACTATTCACCGTACATCTACGCCCTGCTTGCAGTGGCATTGGCGGTAGGTTTCGAGTTAGTCCTCGTGAGACGACTAAAGAAAGGGTAGCGAGCATGAGGGCGTGGGGACGGATACGCGTTGCAGGAACGGTAGCGGGACTCATCGGTCTCTTCGGTGTGATCGGCGCGGGTTGCTCGATGTTCCAGAACGAGCAATCGGCAAAGGGGCAAAAGCTCTATGCCCACTATTGCATGCACTGTCACGGCGAGCACGGACGGCAGAATGAGGGCTTCAACTGGTCCTCCATGACCGACCCGAAACCGAAGGATCTGTCCAACAAATCGGAAATGGGGACCTTCAAAGACGAGGATATCTTCAACACGATTTCCCGTGACATGAAGGACACCAGCCCAAACGGCGACAAGATCGGCGACGACGAGTTCGCGGTGCCGACCATGCCGACGTTCAAATATACCCTCTCGGAAGAAGAAATCTGGGCGATCGTGGGCTATGTCCGAAGCCTGCATGGCATGAAGCTGGAGTTTAAGGTCGACGGCCGAAAGAAGGAATTGGAAGAGGCCAACAAGGCCGCTGAGCAAAAATTTGAAGAAGCCAAGCGCGTGGCAGAGGAAGCCGAAAAGAAGGCCACCGAGGAAGCCGAGAAAAAGAACGTCGACGTCGACGACAATGCCTTTGCCAAAGAAGTCGCGGTAATGGGCCAAGCCAAGAAGGCAGCGGACGCCGCGGCGGAAAACCTGAAGAACTTTACGACTCGCCCCGGCAAAGGCGTGAACATCACCAGACCGGACCTCACGATGAAGGCGGATGCCGAAAACAAATTGGCGGAAGTCGGCAAGCGGCTGTATGTGAACAAGTATGGCTGCAACGGTTGCCACAAGATCGGCGACGAAGGCGGCAAGGTCGGTCCCGCATTGGACCGCGCCGGGTTCCGTTTGAATCCGACGTGGGTCTATCGCTGGTTGCGGAATCCTCAAGCCATGAAGCCAGACACCCGGATGCCCGCGCTGGGATTCACGGACGCGGATGCCAAGGCCGTGAGCTTGTACCTCAAGACCTTGCGCGCACCGAAGCCAGACAAGCCCATCGATAAGGTCGAGACAGAAGGCTAACCGACGGCGGCAATACTGCCGAGCCACAGTCCAACTAGGATGGCGGCGCCGGCATAAATGTGTTGATAGAACATCGCAAAGGCCTCTGGCGGAGTCAGAGGCCTTTGCAGTTTCTGGAGCTGTAGGGCGAAGATACCCGCCGAAACGAGCAGCAGCGCGTAATACGTGTAGCCCAACCCACTCACGAGCCCGGCGAACACGAGGCATCCCAGCATTCCGGTCAGACAAAGGGCCACCGCCATCGGCACGTGATTCCCGAACCACAGGGCCGAGGATTTCACTCCGACGCGACGGTCATCGTCCCGATCCTGGAGCGCGTAGATCGTATCGTACGCCACCGCCCAGCAAACGGTGGCGCCG
This region of Nitrospiraceae bacterium genomic DNA includes:
- a CDS encoding ubiquinol-cytochrome c reductase iron-sulfur subunit, producing MMQPKLKSKVRCTDREVGEVRRIVMDPLSHEISHIVVGGDGMGPAERQVPIGQVQGVTEEAVTLRLASADFGGLPPFKRDEYVTTHEVEIAHLEEKIHVTPGEVLVPFPELERSVKRRTFFANFTHAIGFLIGFPLAFPVLKYLMKPMYAPFDNSWLKIGNVGKIKQDDVGIQYKYKRKVKEAYMPEQEIDKNVWVLKATPKVLETIYQGKDMEFRDAAGKHVWTNKKDVPYVAYSGKCPHLGCGFKWRTHKTLGQVFLCPCHLSIYDAAGKVLDGPAPRALDPLPIQVTATGEIAIIDMEFKAGTKAQVRIV
- a CDS encoding cytochrome ubiquinol oxidase subunit I gives rise to the protein MKIWQRCLLALFAIVAVWGGVAYAQAPSAPPVEFPYTGNRTAVWIVAQLHILFAGFILGAPIFVVISEWLGYRKQDPRYDRLAKEVTKVTVILYSMTALTGGLFIFVLLATYPQFTTWLINHFFLIFAVVYPLLFIAETFVLYMYFYTWDHMKGEKKARHIAMGVLLNLIGTITLFVIDAPTSFMNTPVKAEGVSPAEFLAAASLWDKVFNYSWMPLNLHRLVGNVTFGGFVAGLIAAYMYMGAKKDEERSYYDWMGFVGNMIGVGALLFLPFMGYLLAYELCDYDASICPYMMADQLSMFFEMQGAMIGLIFLASNYYIWLSMKRIEGVERVRMTVLAPVIMVALPLVMTKVLTDYPVPDPRSLAFLLPMLLAPVILGRFIPITVSSSTVIKVGFLMVVVGNAIWMTPHGFVPTGAKLVAELELPSDWNFLALMPAKNSAAFTLVFVTVVNYVIYNRAVSQGTIVWGKIDFASQFVLVFLAFSAIWTMGLMGAVRSLLRKYFHTYNLLPDFTAESFTPTLSYSAWWITGITVVFYAVVSFAIIVTLRPSDSKGHAHEASPVPAGAK
- a CDS encoding cytochrome c, which translates into the protein MGNIIKKTIIGVVIGGILFGATNALGFPFVFQALFFGYAMLGAIVFIILDLPTLKPFGGVKAVGALIVFYVVLCVVYISGASLWPQYDPEDEKGKIDKILKPKREQYEAGKVDVLMQRAKALDEKAKELTARLQSLGAAQAPADQKAGGDSAPTSTVASSGDIAKMGEEQWQLQECYNCHKLKGEGGKKRGPELDNLGNLLSADEIARKILDPKSYKAEGFDQEYEKGKMPDKYKDLMEPKDVQALAAWLATFKNASVNTPKPIKMK
- a CDS encoding cytochrome bc complex cytochrome b subunit, yielding MDTTTQPTNQQPSVIEQVLAFVDERVGLKTLQAKMLNEPVPGGSRWAYVFGSVLLFIFIMQAVTGILLMFYYVPTADHAYASTQYIIHTVDYGWFLLSYHFWGSTAMVVCVFAHMSQVFLWGAYKKPRELIWLVGLALFGIVMGFGFTGYLLPWDQRAYWATTVGVEIMDKTPVLGDFMARFLKGGPTPGQMTLSRFFVIHVMVLPAALMGLAGLHLFLFRKAGPAGPFRGSVEEIKAKTDYFFPRQIWKDIVGMVVVFLSICSLAFWEPVVLLEEATPDPGDYHPEPEWYFLFLFQLLRLKVFAGEFGQFLGAIALPGVFMALLAALPFIDRDPERNIFKRPIALISWIVVMSSILIFTVAAIINREFLE
- a CDS encoding cytochrome ubiquinol oxidase subunit I — encoded protein: MVHQARAHTKRWNQLLGRVALFAGIAAVFGLLGMPDAGYAEGGSGQTEYRDIPGIGSRNLVWIVAQLHLLLAGFVLGVPIFAWLCEVVAWKSGDKRYDKLAKEFTKLLTSSYATTALFGGILLFLLVAFYPKLMNYLTDIFFPSFLLYCMLFLIETATLYLYWYGWDAMAEGGKKNLHVFLGFLLNVFAFFIMIVPNSWATFQASPVVIAEGTDFQRAWAATWNPTWWPVNIHRIIANVVLGGYICGAYAGIRYLSAKTTEERYHYDWMGYVGNFIGVFGLLPLPFAGYWLMREIYQYNQQMGITLMGGFLSWLFILQAMLIGVLFLSANYYFWLGITHRIPGSEVQYRKPIMAMLVILLLCLGVWMTPHSLVASLEEARKMGGTHHPLLGVFGVMSAKMTVSNLMILVTFMSFIMYWRAGKEDTAGWAKAAKAVMGAVLVLAGIAVIVLGVWGYFVPAIIRINYFSTSQVGIVLFVMLTITPLTALLLKSAKTTTEMVWGKMPPRAGYSLVLNAIMVILLMTLMGYARSSSRVHWHIYGVMRDSSPYAYSPALGYAAAFMALCTFLFCLLVAFIFWVATMGDKAKAAAGGQATKGAVPQGALPQMAGGSPDNPSQG
- a CDS encoding cytochrome c produces the protein MRAWGRIRVAGTVAGLIGLFGVIGAGCSMFQNEQSAKGQKLYAHYCMHCHGEHGRQNEGFNWSSMTDPKPKDLSNKSEMGTFKDEDIFNTISRDMKDTSPNGDKIGDDEFAVPTMPTFKYTLSEEEIWAIVGYVRSLHGMKLEFKVDGRKKELEEANKAAEQKFEEAKRVAEEAEKKATEEAEKKNVDVDDNAFAKEVAVMGQAKKAADAAAENLKNFTTRPGKGVNITRPDLTMKADAENKLAEVGKRLYVNKYGCNGCHKIGDEGGKVGPALDRAGFRLNPTWVYRWLRNPQAMKPDTRMPALGFTDADAKAVSLYLKTLRAPKPDKPIDKVETEG
- a CDS encoding cytochrome c; this encodes MSEVVKLQLIGLCVIGLGTVILLFVKAQFLRVIGFVAIVLGLFSLVALAVPQMASLPPAEESINIADIKTPTDMASIGQKIFFSKGQCALCHSIGPSESARCPDLKGIGSKLSREFLFESLTEPQAYIYLDYRHEGAPKEYPARMPYINKNPIGLSRNEILSVIAFLQQMSGEPISVNPSDLEMPGATPVKAADAGMVSVAQAR
- a CDS encoding cytochrome c — protein: MKHAGLSKLAVVVGAIGFGLAVAGCGGGGEGGGEGPIVPPPPAPAEYADKHMPAGWWTDPKIVEEGKEIYIGAKNPDVNCASCHGKDGKPVKAGARDFRNGDRMKMYSDSVWFWRISEGVPNTKMKAWKSKLSDEDRWKVMAFEASFGLAGKGWDPNKKEWVPANQVK
- a CDS encoding cytochrome c, with amino-acid sequence MGGVLVRPVILTVIVYLFLKFVVPNLPHSAPLPSSLIFVYLMLTLTGVVIFATLSGASKDAFFGPIFRFLSGEAGAAMQAPRYLVLALFPLLIGWQTYGSTAPSDAPPAENRTIHPAPPGEYSGLSNPVPKTPENIMYGKGLYASRCAPCHGNFDGKGFAAAGFNPPPANFKDPTTIAMLQESFLFWRIKKGGVGLPVEGMPWKSAMPRWELEMSDEDIWKVIMGEYDGAGQKPRTWDETE